One Longimicrobium terrae genomic window, AGACGGCGTGGATCCTGGATACCGGCATTGACCTGAACCACGCGGACCTCAACACCAGCCGCGCCTGCCACACGTACTTCGCGGGCACCAGCCCGGCGGACGGCAACGGGCACGGCACGCACGTGGCGGGCACCATCGCGGCCAGGAACAACGGGCAGGACGTGGTGGGCGTGGCGGCCAACGCGTACGTGTGCTCGGTACGCGTGCTGGGCAACAGCGGCAGCGGCAGCTACGCGGGCATCATCGACGGCATCAACTATGTGGCGGCCAACGGCGCCTCGGGTGACGTGGCCAACCTGAGCCTGGGCGGAAGCGGCACCAACGCCACGCTGGAAAAGGCCGTGCAGGACGTGGCGGCCAAGGGAATCCGCATGGTGCTGGCCGCGGGCAACGACGGGCAGAACGCCGCCAACTTCACGCCGGCGCGGGTGAACGGAAACAACATCTACACCATTTCGGCCATCGCCAGCAACGGGTGCATGGCTTCGTTCAGCAACTTCGGCAACCCGCCGGTGGACTTTGCCGCGCCGGGCGTGAGCATTCTGAGCACCCGCAAGGGCGGCGGAACCACCACCATGAGCGGCACCAGCATGGCCGCGCCGCACGTGGCAGGCATCCTGCTTCTGGGCGCGGTGCGTGGCGATGGCACGGCCACCTGCGATCCGGACGGCAGCCCGGACCCCATCGCGCACCGCTAAGCCGAACTCCTCGCCGCCGCGCTGCCCCGCGGCGGTCTGGACCTCAGCGCAACGACGGCCGGAGCCCCCACGGGCTCCGGCCGTTTCTTTTTGCGCCTGAGATGAGCAAAACCAAGTGATTACTGGCCTGTCGAAGCGGAAAGGTGTCCAGATTGGGGCTTGACGGAGATCCCCCGGTCGGCTAGACTGGTGTCGACAATAGCCCCCACGCCTAGACGCGGAGCAGCCATGCTCCGCGGACGCGCACCAGGGGGCTTTTTCTTTTCCGGCATGTGCGCCTGATCGCCGTGTCCACCACAAAGGCCGCCTACACCAAACCCGCGCTTTCCCCGCCGGATCTGCTGGCCCACCTGGCGTCCCGCGGGCTCGCCGTACCCCACCCGCTCAATGCGCTCCACGCGCTGGAGTACGTGGGGTACTTCCGGCTGCTCGTCTACATGCGGCCGTTCCAGATGGAGGATCCGGTCTCGGGCGTGCGGCGGTTCATCGCGGGCACGACGTTCGAGGACGTGCTCGCGCTCTACGACTTTGACCGCGAACTCCGGCTTCTGTGCCTGGACGCCGTCGAGCGGATCGAGGTAGCCCTTCGCGCGGCGGTCGCCAGCCAGGTGTCGGTTCCCGCCGGTCCCCACTTCTACCTGGAGCCGACGCACTTCGACCGGATCGACGCCTTTGTGGATTTCTATCAAACGGCCAGGAGGGAAGACCGGCACCTGACCGCAAGGCACTACCGCCGGCGATACCACACGCCCGAACATCCGCCCGTCTGGTCGATGATGGAAGCGAGTACGTTCGGGGTACTCTCGCGCCTGTTTTCCGGCCTGGCCGTCGGACATAGAAAGGCGATCGCCCTCCGCTTCGGCTTTGATGAAAAGGTGCTCTCGTCGTGGTTCCGGTCCATCAGTCTGGTACGGAACCTGTGCGCCCATCACGGCCGCCTGTGGAACGCGCCGATGCACGTGGATCAGCCCCTCGCCGCGACAAGGCTGCGTTCCGAGCAGACGCCGACGGATCACCTGTACGCACGTCTGGTGGCGCTCGCCGCACTGGTCGGGATGGTCGATCCCGATTCCGACTGGAAGCGCAGGCTGATCCGGCTGCTGTCGCGCTATCCATCTGTCCCCCTTGCGCCCATGGGTATCCCGGCCGGATGGGATCAGCGGCCATTCTGGCGCTGACCACACTGGGAGAACGGTGGCCGGAGCTGCGAGCCTCCCCCGCGCGTGCCCGGCGCTGACCTGTCCGCGCGAGCCGACCGTCCCTCGCGCGCCAGTGCCGCCGCCCCAGTCCGCGAAGGCGGACTTCGTGCTTTTCCAGCGGCGAATTCATTCGCTCCTGGATGGCGGACGCGCCGGACGCCGCCGCCTCGCACCGAGGCGTCCCCCCCCAGTCCGCGCAGGCGGACTTCGCGCCGTTGTTGCCGCGACTTCAGTCGCCCCAGCTCATCTGCCCCAGCCCCGCGATCCCGCCCCAACAAAAGAACGGGCGCGGTTGCCCGCGCCCGTCTTCATCCATCCATCTCCCTACGCGGCTTCGCCGATCTCGAACCGCTGCAGCGAGCGTACGCTGTACACCGCGATCGCGATCACCACGATCGCCCCCATGATCAGCGCCGTCTGCCCGGGAAGCGGCGCCGTAAAGAAGCTTCCGCGCACCGTGGCGATCGCGTCCGCCATCGCCAGCGTGTACTGGCGAATACTCAGCGCCCGCGTCCCGGCGAACAATCCGCCCAGCGTGCCCTCCCACATGATCACGTACAGCAGCCCCGCCACCAGCGCCCGCCGCGTGCGCAGGCTCAGCGCCACGAACAGCGCGCAGTACAGCACCCCGCCCGCCGCGATGGCGCAGGTAAAGCCCCACACCACGTTGGTGTGGTCCAGCCGGCCCAGCATCACCAGCCCCGTGGCGATCGTGGGCGGAAGGATGACGGCGGCCGTGGCCACCCCCGCCGCCAGCACGCGCGTCAGCACGATGCGCCACCGCGCGATGGGCTTGCCCAGCACGTACGTCACCGTGCCGTCCTCAATCTCCCCCCCGAACACCGACGTGCCGATCACCAGCGCGGCCAGCGGCAGCAGCACGGGAATGATCAGGCTCTGGTAGAACTCCAGCGTGTCCTTCATCCGCTCGTCGGGGGTGCCGGCGCTGAAGGCGCGGGCCAGCAGCGCCATCCCCACCGGAAGCCACGCCAGCAGCACTACCCACAGCGCCTTGCGGTTCCCCGTGAACTGGCGGAAGGCCACGGCGGCCAGCGTGCGTTCAATCGAAAGGTTCATCGCTTTACCAGGTAGCTGAAGACGCTTTCCAGCGATTCGTCCGTGGGGCGCAGTTCGTACAGCGTCACCCCCGCCGCGCGCGCCACCCGCGGCAGCGCCAGCGCGAACGAGCCGCGGTCCCCCGCGCGCACGGTGAGCACCTCGCCCAGCTCCAGCCCCTGCACCGAGGGCTCCGCCATCAGCGCGGCGGCCAGACGGCGGTCGTCG contains:
- a CDS encoding Abi family protein, with the protein product MRLIAVSTTKAAYTKPALSPPDLLAHLASRGLAVPHPLNALHALEYVGYFRLLVYMRPFQMEDPVSGVRRFIAGTTFEDVLALYDFDRELRLLCLDAVERIEVALRAAVASQVSVPAGPHFYLEPTHFDRIDAFVDFYQTARREDRHLTARHYRRRYHTPEHPPVWSMMEASTFGVLSRLFSGLAVGHRKAIALRFGFDEKVLSSWFRSISLVRNLCAHHGRLWNAPMHVDQPLAATRLRSEQTPTDHLYARLVALAALVGMVDPDSDWKRRLIRLLSRYPSVPLAPMGIPAGWDQRPFWR
- a CDS encoding S8 family serine peptidase, which gives rise to MRRSLPFAAFAAALAVGACQDAQLATPSDAALSRSDNAPLYVVTFKPGVDVDAATGELAHGNGLAVRSVRHHAARGFSAVIPEARLARIAADPRVEIVEKDYVVTLRLPVEGQGKPSTGGGTTQTTPWGITRVGGAGDGTGKTAWILDTGIDLNHADLNTSRACHTYFAGTSPADGNGHGTHVAGTIAARNNGQDVVGVAANAYVCSVRVLGNSGSGSYAGIIDGINYVAANGASGDVANLSLGGSGTNATLEKAVQDVAAKGIRMVLAAGNDGQNAANFTPARVNGNNIYTISAIASNGCMASFSNFGNPPVDFAAPGVSILSTRKGGGTTTMSGTSMAAPHVAGILLLGAVRGDGTATCDPDGSPDPIAHR
- a CDS encoding ABC transporter permease — its product is MNLSIERTLAAVAFRQFTGNRKALWVVLLAWLPVGMALLARAFSAGTPDERMKDTLEFYQSLIIPVLLPLAALVIGTSVFGGEIEDGTVTYVLGKPIARWRIVLTRVLAAGVATAAVILPPTIATGLVMLGRLDHTNVVWGFTCAIAAGGVLYCALFVALSLRTRRALVAGLLYVIMWEGTLGGLFAGTRALSIRQYTLAMADAIATVRGSFFTAPLPGQTALIMGAIVVIAIAVYSVRSLQRFEIGEAA